One genomic region from Alteromonas pelagimontana encodes:
- the pyrE gene encoding orotate phosphoribosyltransferase, with amino-acid sequence MKDFQREFIEFAIAREVLKFGEFTLKSGRKSPYFFNAGLFNRGGDLAKLGRYYAAALMDSGIAFDVLFGPAYKGIPIATTTAVALADQYAVDTPYCFNRKEAKTHGEGGNLVGSPLAGRVMLVDDVITAGTAIRESMALIEKNEASLAGVLIALDRQERGQGNLSAIQEVERDFNTQVVSIVSLADVVAYLQESDSHRDAISAINRYRENYGI; translated from the coding sequence ATGAAGGATTTCCAACGTGAATTTATAGAATTTGCTATTGCCCGTGAGGTGTTGAAGTTTGGTGAATTCACTTTAAAATCCGGCCGCAAAAGCCCGTATTTTTTTAATGCGGGTTTGTTTAATCGTGGCGGTGATCTGGCGAAGCTGGGGCGTTATTACGCCGCTGCGTTGATGGATTCAGGGATAGCTTTTGATGTATTATTTGGTCCGGCTTATAAAGGTATTCCTATTGCCACTACTACAGCCGTTGCACTAGCTGATCAATATGCCGTGGATACGCCATATTGCTTTAATCGCAAAGAAGCGAAAACTCACGGCGAAGGCGGAAACTTGGTAGGAAGCCCTCTCGCTGGACGGGTGATGCTGGTAGATGATGTAATTACCGCAGGTACGGCTATTCGTGAATCAATGGCTTTAATTGAAAAAAATGAAGCGTCATTGGCGGGCGTGCTTATCGCACTTGATCGCCAGGAACGGGGTCAAGGTAACCTTTCTGCTATTCAGGAAGTGGAACGAGATTTTAATACACAAGTGGTGTCGATTGTTTCATTAGCAGATGTCGTTGCCTACCTGCAAGAATCGGACAGTCATCGAGATGCTATCTCAGCTATCAATCGCTACAGAGAAAACTATGGCATCTGA
- the rph gene encoding ribonuclease PH → MRPSGRTASQIRPVTITRNFTCHAEGSVLVEFGNTKVLCNATVEEGVPRFMKGQGKGWITAEYSMLPRATHTRSQREAARGKQGGRTLEIQRLIARSLRAAVDLKMLGENTITLDCDVIQADGGTRTASITGACVAMVDALTYMRAKGILKTNPLKHMVAALSVGIYKGTPIADLEYIEDSVADTDMNVVMTETGHLIEVQGTAEAEPFSFDEMNEMLEIARQGLRELFDIQKAALA, encoded by the coding sequence ATGCGTCCAAGCGGCAGAACTGCCAGTCAAATTCGTCCGGTTACCATTACTCGCAACTTTACCTGTCATGCTGAAGGATCGGTGTTAGTGGAGTTTGGTAATACAAAAGTGTTGTGTAACGCCACCGTTGAAGAAGGCGTCCCGCGCTTTATGAAAGGGCAAGGTAAAGGCTGGATAACTGCAGAGTACAGCATGCTGCCTCGGGCCACGCATACCCGCAGCCAGCGTGAAGCTGCAAGAGGCAAACAAGGTGGAAGAACATTAGAGATTCAGCGCCTAATCGCGCGGTCACTGCGTGCAGCGGTAGATTTAAAAATGCTGGGTGAAAACACAATTACTTTAGATTGCGATGTTATTCAAGCCGACGGTGGCACGCGAACCGCTTCCATTACCGGTGCCTGTGTCGCGATGGTGGACGCGCTAACATATATGCGCGCTAAAGGCATTTTAAAAACGAATCCCCTCAAGCATATGGTTGCAGCGTTGTCTGTGGGTATTTACAAAGGAACGCCAATTGCCGATTTGGAATATATTGAAGATTCGGTAGCAGACACTGATATGAACGTGGTTATGACAGAAACTGGCCATCTGATTGAAGTGCAAGGCACAGCGGAAGCTGAACCTTTTTCCTTCGACGAAATGAACGAAATGTTAGAAATTGCCAGACAAGGGCTACGGGAGCTGTTTGACATCCAGAAAGCTGCACTGGCGTAG